A part of Thermomicrobiales bacterium genomic DNA contains:
- a CDS encoding substrate-binding domain-containing protein: MKLKRLNRYASLVIAILLIAGMASTALAQDATPVTARDGAAPAVEHDDSPTSVAVVPGGPHPYFAPMEGAIADAQAAFGLGDVTFKAPTEWNLDAQNELISTLQAQGYNAFAIFPGDANGTNSTIEELMDENIPSVLVGGCTSQPSQAQFCIATDVANSAYLGTKALIESMGGEGTIVHLTGFLVDPNTQLRMAAVEQAVAETDGKVTLLQHLADIDSQEEADNKINALLAASADEIDGIVATAYVPSTVAATALKNIGDKRIKMVGIDDDPIVLDAIREGYLVGTMAQNPYGQAYIAGYALDLLRHSCQMKADAPFLIDSGTFLIDGETVDTYSENLKEITNGIQSTFAEDYMDCDA; encoded by the coding sequence ATGAAACTGAAACGGTTGAATCGGTACGCGAGTCTCGTGATTGCCATCCTGCTGATCGCGGGAATGGCCTCCACGGCGCTCGCGCAAGATGCGACGCCGGTCACTGCTCGCGATGGTGCGGCGCCGGCAGTGGAACATGACGACTCACCCACATCCGTAGCCGTCGTTCCGGGTGGCCCCCATCCCTACTTTGCCCCCATGGAGGGCGCTATCGCCGATGCGCAGGCTGCCTTTGGTCTTGGCGACGTGACCTTCAAGGCTCCGACCGAGTGGAACCTGGATGCGCAGAACGAGTTGATCTCTACGCTCCAGGCACAGGGCTACAACGCATTCGCCATCTTCCCCGGCGATGCCAATGGCACCAACAGCACCATCGAAGAACTGATGGATGAGAACATACCGTCCGTGCTGGTTGGCGGATGCACATCGCAGCCGTCGCAGGCGCAGTTCTGCATCGCGACCGATGTCGCCAACTCGGCCTATCTCGGTACGAAAGCCCTGATCGAGTCGATGGGCGGCGAAGGCACGATCGTTCACCTTACCGGCTTCCTGGTCGACCCGAACACCCAACTGCGCATGGCGGCGGTCGAGCAAGCCGTGGCGGAAACTGATGGCAAGGTCACCCTGCTCCAGCATCTGGCCGACATCGACAGCCAGGAAGAAGCCGACAACAAGATCAACGCGCTGCTGGCGGCTTCCGCTGACGAGATCGATGGGATCGTCGCGACGGCCTATGTTCCCTCGACGGTGGCCGCGACCGCGCTGAAGAACATCGGTGACAAGCGCATCAAGATGGTCGGCATCGACGACGACCCGATCGTGCTCGATGCCATTCGCGAGGGCTATCTGGTTGGCACCATGGCCCAGAACCCATATGGGCAGGCGTACATCGCCGGATACGCGCTCGATCTGCTGCGCCACAGCTGCCAGATGAAGGCCGATGCGCCGTTCCTGATCGACTCGGGTACGTTCCTGATCGATGGTGAAACGGTGGACACCTACTCTGAGAACCTCAAGGAGATCACGAACGGCATTCAGTCCACCTTCGCGGAGGACTATATGGATTGCGACGCCTAG